The Nocardioides sp. S-1144 genome includes a region encoding these proteins:
- the ctaD gene encoding aa3-type cytochrome oxidase subunit I yields MTTTAAPTTGTVTPERKRLGEQLVKMMTTTDHKLIGKMYLVTSFAWFLVGGLMAMLIRSELAFPGSQVVNDELYNQLFTMHGTIMLLLFATPLFFGFANVIMPLQIGSPDVAFPRMNMFSYWLFLFGGLIAASGFLTPAGAADFGWFAYTPLSDAVRSPGVGGDLWIMGLWMAGLGTILGAVNFITTIICMRAPGMTMFRMPLFVWNTLVTSLLVLIAFPVLAGALLSLEADRQLGAHVFDTAHGGAILWQHLFWFFGHPEVYIIALPFFGIVTEILPVFSRKPLFGYVGLVGATLGIAILSVAVWAHHMFVTGAVNLPFFSGMTFLIAVPTGVKFFNWIGTMWGGSISFDTPMLWSIGFLTTFLFGGLTGIILASPPLDFHVSDSYFVVAHFHYVVFGTVVFAMFAGFYFWWPKMTGRMLDERLGKVHFWLLFVGFHTTFLVQHWLGVEGMPRRYADYLESDGWETLNQISTVGAFLLGASTLPFLYNVYVSRKAPMVEVDDPWGWGRSLEWATSCPPPRHNFHSIPRIRSESPAFDLHHPEVAAIELDENASARDGKFADAPDMEGREDLVNGRLGKDDHRTDRATGDHHGDGTDTPGEETTR; encoded by the coding sequence ACCGCCGCCCCCACCACGGGCACCGTGACCCCGGAGCGCAAGCGCCTGGGCGAGCAGCTGGTCAAGATGATGACCACGACCGATCACAAGCTGATCGGCAAGATGTACCTCGTCACCTCGTTCGCCTGGTTCCTCGTGGGCGGCCTGATGGCGATGCTCATCCGGTCCGAGCTCGCGTTCCCGGGCAGCCAGGTCGTCAACGACGAGCTGTACAACCAGCTCTTCACGATGCACGGCACGATCATGCTGCTGCTCTTCGCGACCCCGCTGTTCTTCGGCTTCGCCAACGTGATCATGCCGCTGCAGATCGGCTCGCCCGACGTGGCGTTCCCGCGCATGAACATGTTCAGCTACTGGCTGTTCCTCTTCGGCGGCCTCATCGCCGCCTCCGGGTTCCTGACCCCCGCCGGCGCGGCCGACTTCGGCTGGTTCGCCTACACGCCCCTCTCGGACGCCGTCCGCTCGCCGGGCGTCGGCGGCGACCTCTGGATCATGGGCCTGTGGATGGCCGGCCTCGGCACCATCCTCGGCGCGGTCAACTTCATCACCACGATCATCTGCATGCGCGCACCCGGCATGACGATGTTCCGGATGCCGCTGTTCGTCTGGAACACGCTGGTGACCAGCCTGCTCGTGCTCATCGCGTTCCCGGTGCTCGCCGGCGCGCTGCTCTCGCTCGAGGCCGACCGGCAGCTCGGCGCCCACGTCTTCGACACCGCCCACGGCGGCGCGATCCTGTGGCAGCACCTGTTCTGGTTCTTCGGCCACCCCGAGGTCTACATCATCGCGCTGCCGTTCTTCGGCATCGTGACCGAGATCCTCCCGGTCTTCAGTCGCAAGCCGCTCTTCGGCTACGTCGGCCTGGTCGGGGCGACGCTCGGCATCGCGATCCTGTCGGTCGCGGTGTGGGCCCACCACATGTTCGTCACCGGTGCGGTGAACCTGCCCTTCTTCTCGGGCATGACGTTCCTGATCGCGGTGCCGACAGGAGTGAAGTTCTTCAACTGGATCGGCACGATGTGGGGCGGATCCATATCCTTCGACACCCCGATGCTGTGGTCGATCGGCTTCCTCACCACGTTCCTGTTCGGTGGCCTCACCGGCATCATCCTGGCCAGCCCGCCGCTCGACTTCCACGTCTCCGACTCCTACTTCGTGGTCGCGCACTTCCACTACGTCGTCTTCGGCACCGTGGTGTTCGCGATGTTCGCCGGCTTCTACTTCTGGTGGCCGAAGATGACCGGCCGGATGCTCGACGAGCGGCTCGGCAAGGTCCACTTCTGGCTGCTCTTCGTGGGCTTCCACACCACCTTCCTCGTCCAGCACTGGCTGGGTGTCGAGGGCATGCCGCGCCGCTACGCCGACTACCTCGAGAGCGACGGCTGGGAGACCCTCAACCAGATCTCCACGGTCGGTGCCTTCCTGCTCGGCGCCTCCACGCTGCCGTTCCTCTACAACGTCTACGTCTCCCGCAAGGCGCCGATGGTCGAGGTCGACGACCCGTGGGGCTGGGGCCGCTCGCTCGAGTGGGCCACCAGCTGCCCGCCGCCGCGCCACAACTTCCACTCCATCCCGCGCATCCGCTCGGAGTCGCCGGCCTTCGACCTGCACCACCCCGAGGTCGCCGCCATCGAGCTCGACGAGAACGCCTCGGCGCGTGACGGCAAGTTCGCCGACGCCCCCGACATGGAGGGCCGCGAGGACCTCGTCAACGGCCGGCTCGGCAAGGACGACCACCGCACCGACCGCGCCACCGGCGACCACCACGGTGACGGCACCGACACCCCGGGCGAGGAGACCACCCGATGA
- a CDS encoding cytochrome c oxidase subunit 4 gives MKAEAWIFGITTIFLVLVTPAYWFVTDGSEHGGDWTGTSALVMTTLLAAMVTLYLGFHAKKMEPRPEDRKDGEIADGAGELGFFPPYSWWPLWCGLTLGVMVFGVAAGAWWLFIIGGVLGSVALCGLVFEYYRGVHAH, from the coding sequence ATGAAGGCGGAAGCCTGGATCTTCGGCATCACGACCATCTTCCTGGTGCTCGTGACGCCCGCCTACTGGTTCGTCACCGACGGCAGCGAGCACGGCGGCGACTGGACCGGCACCTCGGCCCTGGTCATGACCACCCTGCTCGCGGCCATGGTCACGCTCTACCTCGGCTTCCACGCCAAGAAGATGGAGCCCCGGCCCGAGGACCGCAAGGACGGCGAGATCGCCGACGGCGCGGGCGAGCTCGGCTTCTTCCCGCCGTACTCGTGGTGGCCGCTGTGGTGCGGCCTGACGCTCGGCGTCATGGTGTTCGGCGTCGCCGCCGGCGCCTGGTGGCTCTTCATCATCGGCGGCGTGCTCGGCTCCGTGGCCCTGTGCGGCCTGGTGTTCGAGTACTACCGCGGCGTCCACGCCCACTGA
- a CDS encoding L,D-transpeptidase — MSVRLSARVSASALAAVLALSLAACSSDDGGSGEPGPAAGAGGAAAGDPAGDPAQGAAATGDPSESAGVPTVSINVERGATDVPVSTLVEVTAEGGRLDEVTVTSDAGEVAGTLADDGASWTASDRLEPGTAYTVNTRAGEGDATERTRLGFTTVDLSLDEQTFPSVAPLQGETVGVGMPVIVSFDLPVTDKAAFEEHMVVDSKPAQVGSWYWLSDTEAHWRPKSYWSPGTEVTVDVDVNGVDAGNGIYGQENREVAFEVGDAHIYQVDAKTHQMKVFSNGKLLRTLPITTGKPGFTTRSGTKVIMEKFESKRMNSETVGIPQGSSEAYDIDNVQWAMRVTNSGEFIHAAPWSVGSQGQANVSHGCTGMSTSDAGWLYAMSRRGDVVEYTGTDREMTFDNGYGDWNKSFKDYQAGSALA; from the coding sequence ATGTCCGTGCGTCTCTCGGCCCGCGTGTCCGCCTCCGCCCTCGCTGCGGTCCTGGCGCTGTCCCTGGCCGCCTGCAGCTCCGACGACGGCGGCTCCGGCGAGCCCGGCCCCGCCGCGGGCGCCGGCGGTGCCGCCGCGGGCGACCCCGCCGGTGACCCCGCCCAGGGCGCTGCCGCCACTGGCGACCCGAGCGAGAGCGCCGGCGTCCCCACCGTCTCGATCAACGTCGAGCGCGGTGCGACCGACGTCCCCGTCTCCACCCTGGTCGAGGTGACCGCCGAGGGCGGGCGCCTCGACGAGGTCACGGTCACCTCCGACGCCGGTGAGGTTGCCGGCACGCTCGCCGACGACGGCGCCTCCTGGACGGCGTCCGACCGGCTCGAGCCGGGCACCGCCTACACCGTGAACACCCGCGCCGGGGAGGGCGACGCCACCGAGCGCACCCGCCTCGGCTTCACCACCGTCGACCTCTCCCTCGACGAGCAGACCTTCCCCTCGGTCGCCCCGCTGCAGGGCGAGACCGTCGGCGTCGGCATGCCGGTCATCGTCAGCTTCGACCTGCCGGTCACCGACAAGGCGGCCTTCGAGGAGCACATGGTCGTCGACTCCAAGCCCGCGCAGGTCGGCTCCTGGTACTGGCTCAGCGACACCGAGGCGCACTGGCGCCCCAAGTCCTACTGGTCGCCGGGCACCGAGGTGACCGTCGACGTCGACGTGAACGGCGTCGACGCCGGCAACGGCATCTACGGCCAGGAGAACCGCGAGGTCGCCTTCGAGGTCGGCGACGCGCACATCTACCAGGTCGACGCGAAGACCCACCAGATGAAGGTCTTCTCCAACGGCAAGCTGCTCCGCACCCTTCCGATCACCACCGGCAAGCCGGGCTTCACCACCCGCTCCGGCACCAAGGTGATCATGGAGAAGTTCGAGTCGAAGCGGATGAACTCCGAGACCGTCGGGATCCCGCAGGGCAGCTCCGAGGCCTACGACATCGACAACGTGCAGTGGGCGATGCGGGTCACCAACTCCGGCGAGTTCATCCACGCCGCCCCGTGGTCGGTCGGCTCCCAGGGCCAGGCCAACGTCTCCCACGGCTGCACCGGCATGAGCACCTCCGACGCCGGCTGGCTGTACGCGATGAGCCGCCGCGGCGACGTCGTCGAGTACACCGGCACCGACCGCGAGATGACCTTCGACAACGGCTACGGCGACTGGAACAAGTCCTTCAAGGACTACCAAGCCGGCTCCGCCCTCGCCTGA
- a CDS encoding type IV toxin-antitoxin system AbiEi family antitoxin domain-containing protein: protein MTRPLSASQQQAIRASLPPDRPFTVAEAAGLGVSNNRCRALVADGFLVRPAPGVYRCAHLDDSLELRLSILRLVVPTDCVVTDRTAAWVWVGDRALAPGDHLAVPRVSVFAPPGRRLRNQLVSSGERALVERDVREVDGVRVTTPLRTACDLARLLHRYQALAAVDALTRLCPVDVVNVELERFKGFRGIVQARVVVPLADPRSDSQFESVARAQWLFDAGLPVPECQVPVRAPDGAWYHVDMGLPDERFGAEYFGEEFHGPGRADADAARLRWARQAERWTLVVAREHHVVGRRRDFDRRLRLAWERLLSTRPSYVTR from the coding sequence ATGACCCGGCCCCTGAGCGCCTCCCAGCAGCAGGCGATCCGAGCGAGCCTGCCGCCGGACCGCCCCTTCACCGTCGCCGAGGCGGCCGGGCTGGGTGTCTCCAACAACCGGTGTCGCGCGTTGGTGGCCGACGGTTTCCTGGTGCGGCCGGCCCCCGGCGTCTACCGCTGCGCGCACCTGGACGACTCGCTCGAGCTGCGGCTGTCGATCCTCCGGCTCGTCGTCCCTACCGACTGCGTCGTCACCGACCGGACGGCGGCCTGGGTGTGGGTCGGTGACCGCGCGCTCGCCCCGGGTGACCACCTGGCCGTGCCGCGGGTCAGCGTGTTCGCGCCGCCGGGGCGAAGGCTGCGCAACCAGCTCGTGTCGAGCGGGGAACGCGCGCTGGTCGAGCGCGACGTCCGCGAGGTCGACGGCGTCCGGGTCACCACGCCGCTGCGAACGGCCTGTGACCTCGCGCGGTTGCTGCACCGGTACCAGGCCCTGGCGGCCGTGGACGCCCTGACACGGCTGTGCCCCGTCGACGTCGTCAACGTCGAGCTCGAGCGGTTCAAGGGCTTCCGCGGCATCGTGCAGGCGCGGGTGGTGGTGCCCCTGGCCGACCCACGGTCGGACTCGCAGTTCGAGTCGGTGGCGCGCGCGCAGTGGCTCTTCGACGCCGGGCTGCCCGTCCCCGAGTGCCAGGTCCCGGTCCGCGCGCCGGACGGCGCCTGGTACCACGTCGACATGGGTCTGCCGGACGAGCGCTTCGGGGCGGAGTACTTCGGCGAGGAGTTCCACGGCCCCGGCCGGGCCGACGCCGACGCCGCGCGGCTGAGGTGGGCACGTCAGGCCGAGCGCTGGACCCTCGTCGTCGCCCGCGAGCACCACGTGGTCGGTCGGCGCCGCGACTTCGACCGTCGCCTGCGGCTCGCGTGGGAGCGGCTCCTGTCCACGCGACCGTCCTACGTCACCCGATGA